A genome region from Bacteroidales bacterium includes the following:
- a CDS encoding ABC transporter ATP-binding protein, whose protein sequence is MNYLSVKNINKNFPGVKLFKNFSIDIRENAISCILGPSGCGKTTLLNILCKSENIESGELIGFDDKKFSYIFQEPRLMPWKTVKQNITFISKDIYSKSESSKIADNYIKLVNLSEFSNFYPHQLSGGMKQRTTIARAFSYPSDIILMDEAFSGLDIKLKHNLIKAFRKLWNKDKRTVIFVTHDFDEALLLGNDIYLFSENPVKILKKFEISIPENKREINDPYIDKFKNEIVEWIN, encoded by the coding sequence AATTGTTTAAGAATTTTTCAATTGACATCCGTGAAAATGCAATATCCTGTATTTTAGGACCTTCGGGTTGTGGAAAAACAACTTTGTTAAACATTTTATGTAAATCCGAAAATATAGAATCCGGTGAATTAATTGGTTTTGATGACAAAAAATTTTCATATATTTTTCAGGAACCAAGATTAATGCCCTGGAAAACTGTAAAACAAAATATTACATTTATTTCCAAAGACATTTATTCAAAATCTGAGAGCAGTAAAATTGCTGATAATTATATCAAATTGGTTAATTTATCTGAATTTAGTAATTTTTATCCCCATCAATTAAGTGGCGGAATGAAACAACGCACCACAATTGCAAGGGCATTTTCATATCCATCTGACATTATTCTTATGGACGAAGCATTTTCGGGACTTGATATTAAGCTTAAACATAATCTGATTAAAGCATTCCGGAAACTTTGGAATAAAGATAAAAGGACTGTTATATTTGTTACACATGATTTTGACGAAGCATTATTGCTTGGAAATGATATATATCTTTTTAGTGAAAACCCTGTAAAAATATTGAAAAAATTTGAAATTAGTATTCCTGAAAATAAGCGGGAAATAAACGATCCGTACATTGATAAATTTAAAAATGAAATAGTTGAATGGATAAATTAA